The Malassezia vespertilionis chromosome 2, complete sequence genomic sequence CGCGGACGAGATTGATCTTGGTATCGATGCACCGTTTTCCTACGTGCGTCCAGAGCGCTTGTACCGGTACAATACGCTGGATCTGGCTGCGtatggcggcgcactgcatgTTGCATTTGTTGCAGACGTGCAGGGGCCGCTCTTGCACCCCCCGCCTTTCCGTGCGAGTCGTCAGGTACGGGGCTACGGCCAGGAGCGGAATACGGTTTGTctgacgctgcgcaacgaccttgctgtgcctgtgcacGTAGCGTACTACGACCACCTTCCCTGGTTCATCCTGCCTCTCATGCACACATTgcaggcgcacgccgcggtaGATGCATACGATGAGCATGATGGATTTGTGCGTTTCCGCGACGAAGTCGAGACGCCATTTGtgggcgacgctgcatATACCCCGCCCGTGCTGCGGAATAGCACAGGGTCTGTGGAACTGACGTTGCGTGTTCCTGCGGCGAGTACATTGACCGTGACGTATACCATCCTCAAACGCGTACTGCACTATGCGGAGCATGTGCCGGATCCCCACCGCGGCGTGGATCTGCCGCCGGCCATGTTTGTTTTGCTGCATACCCCCACGCATGCAAGTGCCATGGCACGCGTCCAAGCGGCAAGAATCTATACTGCGCCGAGTCTGCTGGACATTGCCGTGCCGGACTTTTCCATGCCGTACAACATCATCCTGTTCTACTCCACCTTTGTCGCGCTCTTCTTTGGCAGTCTGCTGAACATCATGATCCGCCGATTTTACGATGTCGTCGTCGAGGCGTAGTATTGTGCACACACGCTCCTCCGCATCCAATGGTATCTAGTGGTGGTATTGCTACATACATGGCAGCATAGTATGTACATCATTCGTACGATTCCGTGTACACAcacgcatgcgcgcgcagatcgCCACGGATGCCTCGGCACACGTGGATTTGTTTCGCGACAATCGCGCGCACAATCGCAAGCAGGCCCGTCGGGCCGCAGCTCACGATGAGTGTGCGCCCTTCCGACTGCTCCATATCCGCCCGCAGCATCTCGTCCAGTTTTGGATATCCCGCGTGGACAAACTTGGCCGCCACGTCAAAGTCCTGGATCTCGGCCGCGTCGAGGTTTGGCCGCGTGGGAAGCTCGGCGGCAGCCGACAAGATGGAACTGGCGCTTGTGTACGGCTTGGTGGAAAGCGCATCGAGGCTCGGCAGCGGGCGCATGGGAATGGATTCGGGCGCGAGCAGCGAGGTGGACGATCCCGGTGGAGACAGATCGTACACCGCGCTGtgctccgcggcgcgtcgcttgggCCGCATGTACCATTTCGGCGACGACCGCTCCTCCCCGCGCTGTATCTTGCCCTGGTACATGATGTACGCGTTCATTTCGCGATCCGCACGCGAGAGCGGCCCTGCCTCTTCCGGCCCCAGCTCGGTGAGGCCCGCCTCGTCCATTTCCAGCACGTCGGCCCAGGGCTCGCCCGTGACGTGCGCGGCCAATCCAGGGCGGTCCATGTGGATGTGTTGTACCTcttcgtcgcgctgcatacACGACGGTGCCACTCCAGGCTGTGGCACTGCGACTTGCTCctcctgcacgcgcgtgaCAAATATTTGCACGCTCAAATGCTCTGGCGGGAGCATTTCAAGGCacagccgcagcgcactggCGGCCCACTGCAGATGGGCAAACTCGCGCATGATCCAGACAAAGCGCACATGTCGGAGCAGAAACGGACGGCCAAACTTGCCGCGtacgtcggcgccgcggagTGTGCGCGCAATTTGGCGGCAAAGGTAGTCCAGCACAGAGATGCCAAACGCAACGCCGGAGCCGCCAACGACAATAAAGACGCTTGCAAACGCGCCCCAGTCGATCCGGCTGCTGGTGCCGTACGGCCCGTCGACGTTTGCGCGGAGGTACACGCCTTGCACCTCGGACTTGGCCTCGGCGCCGTGGCCTTTGGCGggaaaaatgcgcgcggggggtgcctgcgccgtttgcgctgcggcctGCCGCGCCACTTTTGCCTCGACATACTCCCACAACCGGCGGGTGAggccgccgcgtgcgcgaatGAGGAGCATGATCAGCTGGTCCGGATCGCGAAGGGGGTCGGCGTGCGGGTCGGGGTAGGGAATAAACAAGTCGTTTTTGTACTTTACAAACGAGCTTGCAATCGTAAACGGGTGGCTTTGGAACCAGCTGAGCTTGGGCAGGTGCAGGTAGAGCCACTGGCCGGGGCGCCATTTGAGCGGGGACGCTGTACGCAGCACAAGACGCATCATCTGCCCAGCCAGCGGCTGGATAAACGCATAGCCCGGAAGGAGCTGGACACGCAATGCATCCGACAGGGCAGGGCGGAAGGGTACAAGGACAGGATAGGGTGTatgcgcagtgccgcgcacgtcggAGCGCTGCTCCCAAGAGCACTGCGAGGCACACGACACGAGCTCGGTGCTGTTGTTGAGCGACGCCAAGCTTTGGTGCTTCCATCCCGCGGTATCGTACTCCACGAAGCGGTCCGGATGAAAAGGCTCGGGCGCGGGGGTGGAAAAGGGCGGTGTATACCACTGCATCGAGCGAAAGTTGATCCAGTACACGCGCCCCAGTCTCGTGAGACGCTCCATTCCCCACAGG encodes the following:
- a CDS encoding uncharacterized protein (EggNog:ENOG503Q51S; TransMembrane:8 (o29-50i101-127o188-212i224-243o263-282i289-306o312-329i578-600o); COG:I), which gives rise to MADAADEKAYGALYLGAHELSGPSERYVYIFWFVLLGLGVVLGMVHYFALTERTVLGVVWGKVAAMHAVGRALYVPTQRTPAPAPRTRLAKYWRSSKRYTLYSLDVGLFGAVLCIVVPLLCLTFIGADYIDPDSDMFAAAASNDGRLQWGRGDYARVMTEKPTGTLPYKTWWTIGSRAGDFCNALTPLAILFALKQAPFALLALPVFGQFAFDTLMHMHKWTAHLLWVYATVHTVAWCIQISNDTAHRPDLWSQLLVVPRFRWAIVAYIFLTLLILSSFGFVRRWNYELFYVVHIVCIVGFMVATWAHHPQLGWWMLAGFVLWGMERLTRLGRVYWINFRSMQWYTPPFSTPAPEPFHPDRFVEYDTAGWKHQSLASLNNSTELVSCASQCSWEQRSDVRGTAHTPYPVLVPFRPALSDALRVQLLPGYAFIQPLAGQMMRLVLRTASPLKWRPGQWLYLHLPKLSWFQSHPFTIASSFVKYKNDLFIPYPDPHADPLRDPDQLIMLLIRARGGLTRRLWEYVEAKVARQAAAQTAQAPPARIFPAKGHGAEAKSEVQGVYLRANVDGPYGTSSRIDWGAFASVFIVVGGSGVAFGISVLDYLCRQIARTLRGADVRGKFGRPFLLRHVRFVWIMREFAHLQWAASALRLCLEMLPPEHLSVQIFVTRVQEEQVAVPQPGVAPSCMQRDEEVQHIHMDRPGLAAHVTGEPWADVLEMDEAGLTELGPEEAGPLSRADREMNAYIMYQGKIQRGEERSSPKWYMRPKRRAAEHSAVYDLSPPGSSTSLLAPESIPMRPLPSLDALSTKPYTSASSILSAAAELPTRPNLDAAEIQDFDVAAKFVHAGYPKLDEMLRADMEQSEGRTLIVSCGPTGLLAIVRAIVAKQIHVCRGIRGDLRAHACVYTESYE